The following DNA comes from Polyangia bacterium.
TTTTCCGCCAGTACATCCAGAAACGCCGGCTCCAGCGTCTGCCTTTGATCGGCCCACAGTGCATTCTTGATCCATAGGGCGAACGGCTGGCCATCGGTGCCCAGTGGCAGGCTGCCATCGGACGCCGGCTGCGCGCGGCTGTTCAAGGCCAGATCCAGCGCGTCGAACGCCGGGTGCAACCGCGCAGCCGGCAAGGTGAAGTGCAATGTGGTGGCGATCTGATCGGCGGTCAGGTCGCGGGCGCCGGCGTACACCGTGGCCATCGCCAGCGACAAGCTGGTCGGCGAAAGCACGACGTTGCCTGGCTGCGCGCTCAGCGCCCCGTAAAGCTGCACCGCGAACGTCGCGTTCTCGGCGGCCAGCATCGTGGCATCCCCAGCAACGACCGTCGGCCGCAGGATGCGGGCTTCGCTCGACCGCGCCGTCTTGATCGGCAAGGGCCCGCCCGGCGCTCCGTCGCAACCGAAGCCGAGAGCCGCCAGCGGCGTGACCACGACCAGCAAGGCCCACATCCAACAACGACGGCGGTCCACGACGCTATTGTCGCGCTGATTCAGCTTCCGGGCGAGGATCTTTCTTGCGCAGAGCCAGCGCATTTTCGCCGCTGCGATCGACCAGCACGGTGTCGCCCGCGGCGATCGTGCCGGACAGGATCATCTCGGCCAGCGGATCGCGCAGGCGGGCCTGCAACGTGCGCTTGACCGGCCGGGCGCCGTAAAGCGGGTCGTAGCTTTCGGCGGCGATCAGGGCGCGCGCCTCGGCGGTCAATTCCAGCCCGAGGTGCTGATCGTCAAGAAGCTTGGCCAGGCGTTTGACCTGCAGCTCGACGATGGCGGCGATCTGGGGGACGCCCAGCGGTTCGAAGATCACCGTCTCGTCGATGCGGTTCAAGAACTCCGGGCGAAAGTGGGCGCGCAGGGCGCGCTGGACCTCGGTGCGGATGGTCTCGCGATCGCCGCCGGCGGCGATGATGGCGGAGGCGCCCAGGTTCGACGTCATGATCAAAACGACGTTGGCGAAGCTGACGGTGTGGCCTTTGGCGTCGGTGAGGCGGCCGTCGTCCAGCAGGGCGAGCAAGACGTTGAAGACGTCGGGGTGGGCTTTCTCCACTTCGTCCAGTAACACCACGGCATAGGGGCGGCGGCGGATCGCTTCGGTCAGCTGGCCGCCTTCGTCGTAACCGACATAGCCGGGCGGGGCGCCGGTCAGGCGCGCCACCGCGTGTTTCTCCATGTACTCCGACATGTCCAGGCGGATCATCGCCGCCTCGTCGTCGAAGAGAAATTCGGCCAGCGCCTTGGCCAGCTCGGTCTTGCCGACGCCGGTGGGGCCGAGAAAAATGAACGAGCCTATCGGCCGCCCGGGATCTTGCAGGCCCGCGCGCCCGCGTTTCACCGCACGCCCGACGCGCGCCACGGCGTCGTCCTGGCCGATCACGCGCGCGCGCAGCCGCTGTTCGATGCCCAGCAGCTTTTGCCGCTCGCCCTCCAGCATGCGGGCCACGGGAATGCCGGTCCAGTCCGCCACCACGCGCGCCACATGCGTGGCCTCGACGGCGTCTTCCAGCAGACGCTCGTCGCCTTGCACGGCGCGCAGGGCGATCTCGGCGGCGTCAAGCGCGCTTTCCAGCGCCGGGATCTTTCCATAGCGGGCCTCCGCAGCGGCGGACAGATCGCCGGCGCGTTCGGCCAGCTCGGCTTGATCGCGGGCGCGGTCCAGCTCGTCGGCGGCGGCGTGCAGGGCGTGGATCGAATCCAACTCGGCGTGCCATTTGTCGCGCAGCGGGCCGAGGCGCGCGGCGATGGACTCGATCTCGCGCCCGAGCTCGGCCCGGCGGGCGGTGGCGTTGGCGTCGCGCTCGCGCTTCAGCGCCTCCAGCTCGACGCGCAGGGCGGTCTGCCGCCGCTCGACCACGTCGACTTCGTCGGGACGCGAGTCCATCTCCAGGTGCAGGCGGCTGGCCGCTTCGTCCAGTAGATCGATGGCCTTGTCCGGCAGCGAGCGCCCGGCCACATAGCGGCGCGCCAGCGTCACCGCCGCCGTCACCGCCGGATCCAGAATGCGCACGCCGTGCCGGGTTTCATAGCGGCGCTTGATCCCGCGCAGCATGGCCAGGCACACGGCGTCGCTGGGCTCCTCGACGACGATGGGCTGGAATCGCCGTTCGAAGGCGGGATCCTTTTCGATGTGCTGGCGGTATTCCTCCAGCGTGGTGGCGCCGATGCAGGACAGCTCGCCGCGCGCCAGCGCCGGCTTCAGCAAGCTGGCGGCGTCCAGCGAGCCTTCGCCCTTGCCGGCGCCCACCAAGGCGTGAATTTCGTCGATGAACAGCAGGACGTCGCCGGCGGCCTGATTCACCTCTTGCAGGATGGCGCGCACCCGATCTTCGAACTCGCCGCGCAGCTTGGCCCCGGCGATGAGCGCGCCCAGATCCAGGGCGAACAATTTTTTGCCGCGCAGGCCTGACGGCACGTCCCCGCTGGCCATGCGCTGGGCCAACCCTTCGACGATGGCGGTCTTGCCGACACCCGGCTCGCCGACCACGATGGGGTTGTTCTTGCTGCGCCGGCCGAGGATCTGCATGACCCGCCGGATCTCGTCGTCGCGGCCGATCACCGGATCCAGCTTGCCTTGCGCCGCCAGCAGGGTCAGCTCGCGGGCGTAGCGGCTCAGCGTCGGGGTGGCGACGGCGACGGACGCGCTGCCGTCGCTGCCGACGGCCACGGCGCTGGCGGTGGCGGTCGCACTGGCGGTGGCGGCGCCCGACCGCCGCCCGTAGGCCTCCTCCAAGCGAGGAAGCGTGCCGCCGGCCTCGCGCAAGATGGCCGCCGCCGGCGAGCGCGTCTCCAGCGGAATGCCCAGCAACAGATGTTCTGCCTCGACCTGGGCGGCGCCGCGCTCGCGCGCGTCGACCTGGGCGATGTCCAGCAAGCGCAGCACGGCGTCGCCCAGATAGACCGTCTCGCCAATGACCTTCGGCAGCAGCGCCAGCGCCTGTTCCAGCGGCGCGATCA
Coding sequences within:
- a CDS encoding AAA family ATPase produces the protein MKFDFLAPSARRAVVAAQKLARARDQPEVALPHLLLALLDAPGIVDLLRAAGVGDPARLIAPLEQALALLPKVIGETVYLGDAVLRLLDIAQVDARERGAAQVEAEHLLLGIPLETRSPAAAILREAGGTLPRLEEAYGRRSGAATASATATASAVAVGSDGSASVAVATPTLSRYARELTLLAAQGKLDPVIGRDDEIRRVMQILGRRSKNNPIVVGEPGVGKTAIVEGLAQRMASGDVPSGLRGKKLFALDLGALIAGAKLRGEFEDRVRAILQEVNQAAGDVLLFIDEIHALVGAGKGEGSLDAASLLKPALARGELSCIGATTLEEYRQHIEKDPAFERRFQPIVVEEPSDAVCLAMLRGIKRRYETRHGVRILDPAVTAAVTLARRYVAGRSLPDKAIDLLDEAASRLHLEMDSRPDEVDVVERRQTALRVELEALKRERDANATARRAELGREIESIAARLGPLRDKWHAELDSIHALHAAADELDRARDQAELAERAGDLSAAAEARYGKIPALESALDAAEIALRAVQGDERLLEDAVEATHVARVVADWTGIPVARMLEGERQKLLGIEQRLRARVIGQDDAVARVGRAVKRGRAGLQDPGRPIGSFIFLGPTGVGKTELAKALAEFLFDDEAAMIRLDMSEYMEKHAVARLTGAPPGYVGYDEGGQLTEAIRRRPYAVVLLDEVEKAHPDVFNVLLALLDDGRLTDAKGHTVSFANVVLIMTSNLGASAIIAAGGDRETIRTEVQRALRAHFRPEFLNRIDETVIFEPLGVPQIAAIVELQVKRLAKLLDDQHLGLELTAEARALIAAESYDPLYGARPVKRTLQARLRDPLAEMILSGTIAAGDTVLVDRSGENALALRKKDPRPEAESARQ